A portion of the Cydia strobilella chromosome 5, ilCydStro3.1, whole genome shotgun sequence genome contains these proteins:
- the LOC134741768 gene encoding uncharacterized protein LOC134741768, producing the protein MSDTENKDEDRCKDAKINPPAKDSGTERIVTGVDTFRVGVKIPAFWPQEPEVWFKQVEGQFILSNITSDATKFYYVLSQLEQQYAAEVKDIIISPPATNKYEKLRSELIKRLSASREKKLKTLLLHEELGDRKPSQFLRHLQHIAGPDVPEDFMKTIWTSRLPHNIQGAVATQPLSTLDSLADLADRVWDINPGTPQVASASGQPGSSAMDLMASQIAALSRQMQELSSEMRSRSRPRYRNGGKPQHRERSNSQRRGNSEQRSQSSYRKFPVCWYHFKFQQQATRCVKPCDFSSGNGQGNR; encoded by the coding sequence ATGTCTGATACTGAAAATAAAGATGAAGATCGCTGTAAAGATGCTAAAATTAATCCGCCAGCGAAAGATAGCGGTACCGAGCGCATTGTTACTGGTGTCGACACATTCCGTGTCGGAGTCAAGATACCGGCGTTTTGGCCACAAGAACCAGAGGTCTGGTTTAAGCAAGTGGAAGGCCAATTCATATTGTCGAACATTACTTCCGACGCGACAAAATTTTATTACGTTCTGTCCCAACTAGAGCAGCAGTACGCAGCCGAGGTAAAAGATATAATTATATCTCCGCCTGCAACAAACAAATACGAAAAATTGAGAAGTGAGCTTATTAAACGCCTGTCAGCTTCACGGGAGAAGAAACTGAAGACACTCTTGCTCCACGAAGAATTAGGCGACAGAAAGCCTTCTCAATTTTTAAGACACTTGCAGCATATCGCCGGCCCGGACGTTCCTGAGGACTTTATGAAGACCATTTGGACCAGCCGCTTGCCGCATAACATCCAAGGAGCCGTGGCAACCCAGCCGCTGTCTACCCTCGATTCTTTGGCGGATCTAGCAGACCGCGTATGGGACATCAATCCAGGTACTCCACAGGTCGCAAGCGCCTCTGGCCAGCCCGGCAGTTCAGCCATGGATCTAATGGCTAGTCAGATTGCTGCACTTTCGAGACAGATGCAGGAGCTTTCCAGCGAAATGCGGTCACGATCTCGTCCCAGATACAGAAATGGAGGTAAGCCGCAGCACCGTGAACGCAGCAACAGTCAGCGACGCGGAAATAGTGAACAGCGTTCGCAATCAAGCTACCGCAAGTTCCCAGTGTGCTGGTACCACTTCAAGTTCCAACAACAGGCGACGAGATGCGTGAAGCCGTGTGACTTCTCATCGGGAAACGGGCAGGGCAATCGATAA